The DNA window GCCCTTCCCCGGAAACGCGAAAATGCACCACCAAAGTCGGGCGGCCCGCGCGCTTGCCTCGCCGCACGGCCGCCTCGAAATCCTCCCCGCGCCGCATGCGGGATTGCCGGGACAGCACCGTATATGCCTATCGCCCGCCGGCGAGATTCACCGGCGGGCCGACTTTCAGGCGCGGGACGGTCAGGCCGACAGCTTCTCGCGGCCCTTGCGGCGGCGGGAGGCCAGGATGGCGCGGCCGGCCCGGGTGCGCATCCGCAGCCGGAAGCCGTGGGTCTTCGCGCGGCGACGGTTGTTCGGCTGGAAAG is part of the Nonomuraea coxensis DSM 45129 genome and encodes:
- the rpmH gene encoding 50S ribosomal protein L34; translation: MSKRTFQPNNRRRAKTHGFRLRMRTRAGRAILASRRRKGREKLSA